The Pseudanabaena yagii GIHE-NHR1 genome segment CTATTGATACGGCGCAAAAAGACGAGGTTACAGATTTTGGGAACATCGATGCCTGTGGTGAGTAGGTCAACGGTAACAGCAATGCGCGGTAAGGAATCATTACGGAAAGACCGAATTTTGGCTTGAACCCCATCGACTGAGCCTGTTAATTTTTGAATCGCATCATTTTCTAGTTCTTCATAACGACCTTGCATGGCGCGTTTGAGTTCAGTGACGATAATATCGGCATGGCGATCGTTAGCGGCAAAGATCAGGGTTTTCTCTTCGATTAAGGGGTCAATTCTGGCGGCGAGTTCGAGGGCGATCGCCCGATTAAATGGCTCAGTAATTACCTGTTTATTAAATTTTTCGACATCAAAATTTAGCTCGTCGGGAGTGTTGCTGAGATCGATCGCCCCTGTGACAGTGTTGTAAAGAGCGACTTCTTCATTGGCTTGAAACTTAATCCCTGTCTCACTGAGTTTGGTGCGGATCTGGATCGGTGGCTCATGGTCAATGAGAATGCCATCAATGACGGCATCACGGTAACTATATTTGTAAATCGGTTCACCGAAGATTTCTTTGGTATGTAAAGCGGGTGTAGCAGTTAAGCCGATCTTGACGGCATCGAAATGTTCTAAGACTCGGCGATATTTGGAGATGTAATCATCTTGGTTACGGAAGCTTAACTCAGCGTCGGACATTTCGCGATCAAGTAAATAGCCACGATGACATTCATCAATGAGAATCAAATCATATTGATCAATGGGTGGAATATCGCCATTTTCTTTGGCATAGAGTACGCGCTTGACTAAGCCTTGAATCGTGCAGATATGGACTTTGGTTTCTGATTCAGGATCGATGTCTTTTAAGCCTTTTAAGCCAAAAATATCGGTGAAGGTTTTAGTGGTAACTACTTTGGTGGTGCTAAACTCATCGGCGGTTTGGCTGCCGAGGGCGCTGCGATCGACGACAAAGCAGACACGGCGAAAGCGTTTAGTGGAGAGTAAACGGTACAAAAGGGCGATCGCTAATTTAGTTTTGCCTGTGCCTGTTGCCATCGCCACTAGCATCGATCGCTGATCTTGTTCGAGACATTCTTCGATCTTCTCAATGGCAGCGCGTTGGTGTGGATAGAGGTTGAATCCAAAGTTGAAGCTAGTATTTTTTAATTTCTCATGGGCAGTTTCCCGATCCATTGTCAATAAGGCTTCTAGCCCATCGGGAGTGTAGAAGTCGATCAGCGCTCGGCTGTGATTGGTAGATTTGCGAATATCGCGAAACCAGATGCCGCTTTCGGTTTCCAATTGTTTGAGATAGCCGCGCCCATTGGTGGCGAATACAAAAGGAACTTCCGCCCTCACCCTAAATCCCTCTCCCAAGGAGGGAGAGGGACTTTGAGATTGCTCCCCCTCGCCCTTAATGGGAGAGGGGGCTGGGGGGTGAGGGCTATACCCCTTTGCATACCGTTCCGCCTGAGCGATCGCTCCTGCCACATTTTTGCGCCGCCTCTTGGCTTCGATCATGGCGACACAGCGTAAACCGATGAATAGGGCATAGTCGGCAATACCGTCACTAGTGGGATATTCAGAGATGGCGATGTTTTTGCCTTTGGTGGGGCGAATGCCTTGACTGTAGCGCAGGTTTTGGCTGTCCACTTCCCAACCGCGATCGCGTAATTTTTGATCGATAATCTGACGGGTTTGGTCTTCATCGAGATCGATATTTTGAGCCGCGATTTCCGATCGCTTGACGATTTCGGCGGTTTGTTTGGGCGTGACGGCGTGATTGGTGATTTGTTGAGATAGCTTTTGTTCTGTCTCGATCGCTATCTGTTCCCATAGTTGCTTTTCTGCTAGAGCTTGACGGGCTTTTTCTTCCGCAGACATGAGGGCGATCGCTTTTTGTTCGGCTTCGAGGCGCGATCGCTCAGCGGCGGACTGGGTTGCCGTGACGATCTCTTGCAGTCTTGCAATTTCGGCTTGTAGATCGGCAGTGGCATCGATGGGTAAGGCGGGGGGAATGAATGCGCCAGCTTTAAAATTTTTGTCCTTAAAGGTGCGATGAAACCAGATTCCTAAATGTCGAGCGTTTTTGAGGAGGGTGAGGGCTTCTTGGCGATCGATGTTACGAGAGTTATGGACTGCCTTATTGCCTGAGATGCGAATGGAATGGAAGAGGTCAGCGACTTCGCTGGAAAGGATGCCTTCTAGTTTTAATCTTTTGAGGAGTTCGGCTTGGGCTTCGTCTGGTGCTTGGTATAGCCCTGTGTTGGCGGCGATCAGTTTGGCGAGGCGTTCGGCATATTGACGCAGTTTGATGATGCAGGTGTTGCTGTCGTCATGGAAAAATTGTTCAGCTAGGGCGGCGAGTTTGACGATTTGTGGGTCATGTTGGCGCAAAAATCCAAAGTTAGCTGATTGTATTTCCATTTGGTTTTTCCTTGTAGTGACTATCTTTTGTAGTGGCTTTTACAAGCAGCTATTAAAATTTCAGTATCGCTAACTTGGTAGATTAGTCTATGTTCATCTGTAATCCGTCTTGACCAGAAACCGCTTAGTTCATATTTGAGTGGGTCTGGTTTGCCTATTCCTAATAAGTATGGATACGCTCAATGTCTTTGATTCGTTCAGCAATCTTGTTGTAAATCTTGCGATCGCTTTTTGCCCATTCATTAAAGTCTTCAAAGGCAACTGCTTCAAATAAAATACGTCTTTTCATGGAAGGCTATCCCAGCTAACCTCGACCAGATTTTCACGATTTTTGATGTTTTCTACGGATGTGAGTAACCTTGCGCGATCGCTAGGATTGGCTAATAAAAATTGCGTCTCGTCTTGTTCATAAACCAGAATTTCTATTTCTTTGCCTTGAAATGCGGCTTTCAGACTTTCGATAAATCTAATGTCTAGTTCGTTGGCATTAAGCCGATAGCTAACTTGCATTTGCTCTTCCTCCTATCCAAAGATTTCATGATTATAGCTTTGAAATTAGATTTGCAAAACATGATATCGCTGTAGGGGCATAGCATTCCCGCCACAATCTCTAATTTCTGAGATCCTCTACATTGGGTAATGCTTTGCCCAAGCCTAGTGTTCACGGCAGAAGTGTAAAACTTGCACAGTGATTGGGTCTAAACATTCTGAAATCTCTTTGATCGATGGTGAGGACGGTTTGAATGTCTAATCTTTCTGCGATCGCCATAACGCTAGCATCAACGAAGTCAATATAACTATCTGCATATTTAGCTAATATTTCGGCGATTCTGGGAATGTCTGAATCTATGAGTGGAATAACAGTAAACCGACTATTGGGGATTCCTTATAAGAAACTGACTACTGTTGATATGCCTACATCTCGACCAACTAGATAAGCAGTTTCGACTAAGGCAGGTTGCGGGAGAAGGATCTGCGATCGCTGAAGATAAATGGGTAAGACATATCCTGATGTCTTGTGTCTGATCGATTGAGTAAAGCGACTACAAATCCTGTATCTGCGATGACGGTTTCCATGTCCATCCTGAGTTGGTTTGAATGTTTTGATTTAATATTTCTTCAGATTGAGTTGCAAGGTTAGGAGATCCAGCAAATAATCCAATTAAAGGGTCTTCTTTTACTGCTTGAGCAGTTTGGCGATCGCTTTGATTTTTTTGATGACAAAATATTAGAAATTCAACAAATTGAGAAATTTGCTGTATGTCTATGTCGTCAAGTTGATCGATGTGCTGTTTCAATAATTCGCGGTTAGTCATTGTTTTTCTCCTATTTCCTAGTTTTAATTTTTCCTTTTTCCTTTTTCCTTTTTACTTGTTCCAACAGTACCGATGCTGGCTCATCATTAGGATCTTGCGGCACAAGTTCACCCCGAAATGCTTTCGCTAATG includes the following:
- the hsdR gene encoding type I restriction-modification system endonuclease — protein: MEIQSANFGFLRQHDPQIVKLAALAEQFFHDDSNTCIIKLRQYAERLAKLIAANTGLYQAPDEAQAELLKRLKLEGILSSEVADLFHSIRISGNKAVHNSRNIDRQEALTLLKNARHLGIWFHRTFKDKNFKAGAFIPPALPIDATADLQAEIARLQEIVTATQSAAERSRLEAEQKAIALMSAEEKARQALAEKQLWEQIAIETEQKLSQQITNHAVTPKQTAEIVKRSEIAAQNIDLDEDQTRQIIDQKLRDRGWEVDSQNLRYSQGIRPTKGKNIAISEYPTSDGIADYALFIGLRCVAMIEAKRRRKNVAGAIAQAERYAKGYSPHPPAPSPIKGEGEQSQSPSPSLGEGFRVRAEVPFVFATNGRGYLKQLETESGIWFRDIRKSTNHSRALIDFYTPDGLEALLTMDRETAHEKLKNTSFNFGFNLYPHQRAAIEKIEECLEQDQRSMLVAMATGTGKTKLAIALLYRLLSTKRFRRVCFVVDRSALGSQTADEFSTTKVVTTKTFTDIFGLKGLKDIDPESETKVHICTIQGLVKRVLYAKENGDIPPIDQYDLILIDECHRGYLLDREMSDAELSFRNQDDYISKYRRVLEHFDAVKIGLTATPALHTKEIFGEPIYKYSYRDAVIDGILIDHEPPIQIRTKLSETGIKFQANEEVALYNTVTGAIDLSNTPDELNFDVEKFNKQVITEPFNRAIALELAARIDPLIEEKTLIFAANDRHADIIVTELKRAMQGRYEELENDAIQKLTGSVDGVQAKIRSFRNDSLPRIAVTVDLLTTGIDVPKICNLVFLRRINSRILYEQMLGRATRRCDEINKQVFKIYDAVDIYKNMEAVSDMKPVVVNPKITLEQLFDELLQVGDPQHQNQIRDQILVKMRQRLTKMSDRAKENYETQSGEPPNRSLATFKTMTTTEMVEWVRSRPYLGKIWEWKPDYEGTWIPISDHHDQVIAIARGYGEGKKPQDFLDSFTDYVRNNVNQIAALTVVLQRPRELTRAQLRELRRELDQKGYSEAYLQQAWRDTKNEDIAASIIGFIRQAAIGDPLMPYEDRVRDAIRRILNRRQWTDIQRKWLERIRDQIIKEVVVDREALDQGNFQRDGGFKNINRAFDGQLETILGDINEELWQKQA